The nucleotide window aaaaaatataaaaactctcTCAATGTGGGCCCTGGAAACAAATAGTCTCTGGTCCACTCCCGGCAAAGGCCGCGGCCCTAGAACGGGGTGCAGCTTCCGCTACAGTCCTCACCGCAGCCACGGCCTCCAGGGCGCGCCCCGGCCCTGCGGGCCAGCCCTGGGGGCGGCGAGGGGCGCCCCGGTCAGGCCTGGCGGGAGCCGCAGCGCCAAGACCGACCCGGGGCGCGGCAGGGGGAAGAAGGGACCGTCGAAGGCCGCGAGCGGCGGGCAGCCGTAGACCTGGGCCGGGGGGACGGGGCGGCGCGAGGGCCCCAGCTGGCGCAGGCAGGCCGCCAGGTGGCCCAGCAGGCGAGAACGCACGTCGGCCGGGACGCCCTCGCAGCCGGCCAAGAAGCGATTCACCTCCGCCAGACACTCGTTGAAGCCGGCGCGGTACTTGCCCAGGACGGCGGGGTCAGCGCCGAGCGCGGCTGCGGGGGCGGCAGGGGGCAGGCGGTCGGTTCCCGCCGCGGTGGCCCTGAGCGCCTCCCGTCACCTCCCCCTCCCGCGCCCCGCCCGCGCCTCACCTGTCACCTGTACGCGTCGCAGGCTCTGCAAGTGCCTCACGGTTATCTCCAGGATGTCCGCTTTCTCCAGCTTCGAATGGCGGGAGCTCTGGGGACAGGGACGGTGTGGGCGGCTGGCAACACAGCGGCGCGCCGAGGCTCCCGGCACccgccccccctccgcccctcgATCCCACCTCCCGACCCCGACTCACATCCTTCCTGAAGGCATCCAGGACGAGGGTCTTGAGCTGCGCGAGGCTTTCGTTGATGCGCGCTCGGCGCCGCTTCTCCATGACCGGCTTGGAGGACTGCGGGCCGGGCTGTGGCTGAGTCCCGCGTGCGTCCGCCCCaccccacgccccccaccccgcgcccggCAGGTCCCCACCTTTCGGTGTTCCGCCGCGCTCCGGGGCTTACCCGGCGCTCCGGCCGGCGGCGAGGCTCTCGGCTTCCCCGGGGTCTCCGCGGGCATGGTGCGCCCCCGCGCCTCCGGGCCCGCACGGAGCGTCGCCGGCCGCCGGGCTACTTAAGGCGGCGCGGCCGCAGGGCGTGTGAACTCGGCTCCGCATTCTTTCCCACGCTGGCGCCAGCCAATGAGCGGCTGcgctccccctccccgctcccccccagCACACTCGCGGGCTGCGCGCGGGGCCGCCCGCCCCCGGCCGCGGCCCCCGCCAAACGCCAGTCAAGCCTGCGCCCCGGGCCCGCGACAAAGGGCACTGGAAGCGTCCTGCCCGCGCCCGCCTCCAGCTAGGCCGGGACGACGCGGGAAGGGCGCCTGCCCCCGCCTCTGCAGCCGCGGCCAGAGCCGCACGCCTGCGCCGGGCCTCTCCGGCCCACCCCAGGCAGCggaccccgccccgccccgccccgcccccctctccgGGCGGGGCGGAGTCGCGAGGCCCTCACTGAAGCCCAGCggagtcggggtgggggtggggcgcggaGTTCACGGTGGGCGGCGCGGGAAATCTGAAAGGAGAATTCTCCAGGGGAAGTGGGTCAGACGCCCCATCCCCGCCCGCCCCGGGATTGGCGAGCCTCAGTCCACAGGCCTCCCGTTTTCCTCCGCCATCGCCAGTCACCACCAGGGACTAGGGTCTCATCTGACCTGCCACGCGCTTAGCCTCCCGGGGTCCCCACGGCCTGCACACCTCCTCAAGGCCTGTGACACAGTGAACACCAGCCACTGGGCAGGACAGAGGTCCGCTGCCCAAGGTCATGAGGCAGGCAGGGTGGCGTCACGGGACATTTAAATTGTGACATAGAACCAACGAGGGTGCTGCTGCAGGTAGAGGGATGTCACCAGTCACGCAGGAAGATGTAAGGATGTCACCTGGTCAGTCTGGCGATGCCACCAGATAACAGAGGTGATATCTCTGGTGAAGGTACATGGTGATAGACCAGACAAGGGGATGTCATGGGGCTGGTGATGTCACATTGGTCTAGATTACCCAACAGCAAAGTAGGGCTCACAAAAAATGAGGAACAGTTACTAAAATCTGCTTATTTCAGGGgtgctgggggctcagtcagtcgaccgtctgacttccgctcaggtcctgatctcgccttagtgagttccagtcccgcatggggctctgtgctgatggctcagagcctggagcctgcttctgattctcttctctctctctctctctctctctctctctctctctctctgccccttccctgctcaaactctgtctctgtctccgtctctcaaaaactaaaataacacattaaaaaattgtctctttctcttaaaaaaaaatgtgctgtttCAAAGTGACATAGTGGGAAAAACAGGACTATGTTTATCTTCCTgttccatattgttttcattcTGGGGGCttttttggtgggttttgttctggtttggctttttgttttttgtttgatttttggttttttaagattttatatttaagtaatctctacaccgaaagcgaggctcaaactcacaaaccagagatcaagagtcgcatgctctactgaccaagccagccaggtactgtgatattattttcattttgaattatattGCTGGCCTATACTCTTTCGAGTACTCAGAGTCTCCAGTCCACTGTGGCCTGATGGCAGTGTTGCCATCCATCCCACAGACACTTCTGGGGCTCACTGTGGGCCTGGCCAGcccttggggtgggggaagcctATCCTGGGGCTTCTAATCTGGTGGATGACAGGGCAAGCAAAATAATCATTCCTTTGGAAGTGATAGAAAGAAATGGGTGGGCTGCTGGGAGAgaagaaatctttcttt belongs to Felis catus isolate Fca126 chromosome C1, F.catus_Fca126_mat1.0, whole genome shotgun sequence and includes:
- the HES4 gene encoding transcription factor HES-4 isoform X2; this translates as MEKRRRARINESLAQLKTLVLDAFRKDSSRHSKLEKADILEITVRHLQSLRRVQVTAALGADPAVLGKYRAGFNECLAEVNRFLAGCEGVPADVRSRLLGHLAACLRQLGPSRRPVPPAQVYGCPPLAAFDGPFFPLPRPGSVLALRLPPGLTGAPLAAPRAGPQGRGAPWRPWLR
- the HES4 gene encoding transcription factor HES-4 isoform X1, which encodes MPAETPGKPRASPPAGAPGKPRSAAEHRKSSKPVMEKRRRARINESLAQLKTLVLDAFRKDSSRHSKLEKADILEITVRHLQSLRRVQVTAALGADPAVLGKYRAGFNECLAEVNRFLAGCEGVPADVRSRLLGHLAACLRQLGPSRRPVPPAQVYGCPPLAAFDGPFFPLPRPGSVLALRLPPGLTGAPLAAPRAGPQGRGAPWRPWLR